The genome window TGAGTACCAACCTGGTGGCGGCGAGAGTGTGATGCAAGTCGCACACCGGGTGCGCGCATTCCGTGACGAATTGACCGAACTACAAATCGAACATGCGATCGTGATTTGTCATGCTGGCATCATCCGCTTGCTGGCGGCTTGTGAACATGGTTTGTCGGTGCCGGAAATGGCTTTGTATGCGGCGCAAAAACCGCACAAGATACGCTACGGTGAATTACTGGTAGTGGATTGTTAGCGCGTCTGCTTGCGCATCAGCTTCACAACGATATTTAGCACTTGTGCTGCCGCCTGTACCGACACCACATCACGTCCCCATGGCTTGCGTTCCCTGGGCAGGATACGCAACCAGCTGAAAGCACTTCCGGCACGTCGTACTTCGCGCTGCACGACGACATCATCCTGCAATAAATAATCGGCGAATAGCTGCGCGATCTCTTGCCTGTCCATAGGCAGGATATAGGCGGTCGAGTGCAGATAGAGCAACCAGTCACGCGCTTGCGCTGCCGGCAGTGGCATGACCTTGCTCGGGTCATCTTCAAAATCGATGAAACTGATCTTGCCTTCATGCGCAATCATATTGCGTGCAAAACATTGGCTGGCGGTCTGGCCCTGGCGATGCAGCTCGAGGATGGCCTGCAAGCCTGCCTGCCAGTATTCCCGTGCTTGTGCCGGTTGCTGGCGCAGCAATTGATCGACCGAGTTTGCGCCGAGGAAAGACAGCGCAAACCATTGTGGTGTCACATGCAGGACTTCGGGTACCGAGACACCGGCTGCGGCCAGTGCGCGCAAGCGTGCCACTTCGATTGCCTGCGCCTCATTGCCACCGGGCGCGGGTACAGCGCGCAACATTGGCTGGCAGAGCAGGCGGGCGAGTGTATTCAGTACCGGATAACCCCAGTGTTTGAGTGGTGCTTCCAGTCGTTTGACGATGACCGGGGTGCCGTCCATATCCACCAATTGCGTGCGGTCATTCTTGCGCGCCAGTTGCGCGGTGATCGTTTGCACTTGGTCGGGAGTAAGCATGCGATGAATGGGGTAAGCAGGGAAGGCTGGATTATAGACCAGAGCCCATGCCAGGTGGCATTCTGCATGGCTGAGCAGGTGCCGGTTAATGTGGTTGTTTTGGCACAGGAAAGAGCTTGTTCATTTGCTGCGAATTTGCCCATAAATGGCGCGCGCCTTTACAATGGCGCAGTTTTGGTGCCCGCGGATATGTCCATATCCGCAGTTAAACGGGAAATACGATGCCTGATGGCAAACGTGTGCTGCCCCCGCAACGGTAAGCAAGCGTCAGTTCGAAGCATTAGTTCAACTGGCAGATCGCCCCTCAAACCACTGTGCATCTTGCATGGGAAGGTGGGACGTTCAGGCTTGTCAGCCCGGATACCGGCCAGAACAGGTGAAAGCAATGTGGCACTGTCCTGATCTCCATGCTCATACTTTCGTTGAACTCGACCCGCGGGGAGGCAGGTCGGGTGCTTCCCATTGAATAAAGCAAAAAATGAAATCCCTGCCATCACATCGCAGCACCGCTGCATGGAAACCGTTCGCATTGGTTTCCGCACTCGCCACCCTGAGTTTTCCTGCTGTCGCACAGGTTGAGACGGGCCAGAAACTGACGCCGGTTACTGTGTCGGCGTCGCGGTTTGAAAATGATCCTTCGTTTGCACCTATCGGCGCGACGGTGATTACTGCGGAGCAGATTCGTGAAGCAGGGATAGGGAATGTGAATGAGGCCATTCGCAAGATTGGTGGCGTGTATGGCAGGCAAAGTCCGTACGGCACGTCTGATTACTCGCTGGATTTGCGCGGGTTTGGCGCAACCAGTGATCAAAACATGGTGGTACTGGTTGATGGCATTCGTATTTCTGAGAATGAACAGGCGGTTCCGCTCATGTCGGCGATTCCCATCGATGCGATAGAACGGATTGAAATTGTGCGTGGTGGCAGCAGTGTGTTGTATGGCGAAGGCGCAACCGGTGGCACGATTCAAATTATTACAAAAAAAGGACTGGCCGGCGCTACACGAGCATCCTTGTTTGCGGAGCTTGGTAGTTTCAATTCCAAAGAGGTGCGCGCATCGCTTGCCAAAGGCTGGGATAACTTCTCGATAGATGCAAATTTAAGTGGTATTCACACCGATAATTACCGTGACAATAACAAGCTCAGGCAGGACAACTTTAGCGGCAGTATGCAATGGGCGTTTAAAGATGGTCGAATTGGCCTGCGTGTCGCTTCAGCACGGCAGGATTCCGGCTTGGCGGGTTCGCTGACATCGGCACAGTTCGCGCAAAATCCACGGCAAGCAACGACACCGCTGGATTATGCTTCCATAGACTCAAACCTCTACACGATATTCGCTGAAAAACGCTTGGGAGATTGGGAATTGGCTGCTGATCTTTCTTACCGGGATCGCGTAGTTAAAACATCCTACTCACCGTTCCTCCAACCTTTGGTTCAAGGGCCTGTGTCGACCTATGATGGCCATGCAACGCAGTTTTCCCCAAGGGCACGCTATCTGTCGCAAGTTGGAGCGATAAAGAATGAATTTGTCGTTGGGCTGGATTTTTCTGACGCCAGCCGCCGGGTGAGTTCGGACGGCAATCCGCTGGTGAAGAACGGTGACCAGAAATCACAAGCCATCTATCTCAAAGATGAATTGCGTTTTGGCGATGCGCGCGTTGCTGTTGGTGCACGACATGAGCAGTTTGATCAGTCTTTCAGGGGTGGTGTTCCTTATGATCAGAAATTCTCACTCAATGCCTGGGATCTGCAAGGCAGTTATCAACTGACGCCAATCGCCAGTATTTTCGCCAAGGCAGGCCGTAGTTATCGTGTAGCGAATGTGGATGACAACGGTTATACACAAAACAATGTGCCGCTCAGGCCGC of Janthinobacterium sp. Marseille contains these proteins:
- a CDS encoding TonB-dependent receptor codes for the protein MKSLPSHRSTAAWKPFALVSALATLSFPAVAQVETGQKLTPVTVSASRFENDPSFAPIGATVITAEQIREAGIGNVNEAIRKIGGVYGRQSPYGTSDYSLDLRGFGATSDQNMVVLVDGIRISENEQAVPLMSAIPIDAIERIEIVRGGSSVLYGEGATGGTIQIITKKGLAGATRASLFAELGSFNSKEVRASLAKGWDNFSIDANLSGIHTDNYRDNNKLRQDNFSGSMQWAFKDGRIGLRVASARQDSGLAGSLTSAQFAQNPRQATTPLDYASIDSNLYTIFAEKRLGDWELAADLSYRDRVVKTSYSPFLQPLVQGPVSTYDGHATQFSPRARYLSQVGAIKNEFVVGLDFSDASRRVSSDGNPLVKNGDQKSQAIYLKDELRFGDARVAVGARHEQFDQSFRGGVPYDQKFSLNAWDLQGSYQLTPIASIFAKAGRSYRVANVDDNGYTQNNVPLRPQVSNDYELGATLGNANQKLTAKLFRHRLKNEIYYDPLTPPCGFGFCAGANVNLDPTEREGIEIEASTRLAETFTLSTVLQHVSAKFIEGPYAGREMTLVPKNTATLRLNWAPGNGHNADIGLQWVDKQRYAGDFTNACNSKIPAFTTLDARYAVRVGTWEFAVRGANLTDKNYYTQAYGECSSDASIYPEAGRSVRVSVRKDF